The Pseudophaeobacter arcticus DSM 23566 genome includes a region encoding these proteins:
- a CDS encoding DUF1203 domain-containing protein codes for MTRITALSTKITRQLQNGGPDAHGQPAERSISDGEGNPCRHCLRHIPKGAEMLILAHRPFATAQPYAETGPIFLCAAPCSRHDSAELPEVLTSSPDYLIKGYNAEDRIVYGTGIVIPQPEMMQQAEKILAKEHVAYVHIRSARNNCYQARIDRT; via the coding sequence ATGACCAGAATCACCGCCCTCTCCACCAAGATCACCCGCCAGCTGCAAAATGGCGGGCCGGACGCCCATGGCCAGCCGGCTGAGCGCAGTATTTCGGACGGTGAAGGCAACCCCTGTCGCCACTGCCTGCGCCATATTCCCAAAGGTGCCGAGATGCTGATCCTGGCCCATCGCCCCTTTGCCACGGCGCAGCCCTATGCCGAAACCGGACCAATCTTCCTCTGCGCCGCCCCCTGCAGCCGCCACGACAGCGCTGAGCTTCCCGAGGTCCTGACAAGCTCCCCCGACTATCTGATCAAGGGCTACAATGCCGAGGATCGCATCGTCTATGGCACCGGCATTGTGATCCCGCAGCCAGAGATGATGCAGCAGGCCGAGAAAATTCTGGCAAAAGAGCACGTGGCCTATGTCCACATTCGCTCTGCCCGCAACAACTGCTATCAGGCCCGCATCGACCGAACCTAG
- the gpmI gene encoding 2,3-bisphosphoglycerate-independent phosphoglycerate mutase: MSTPKPVVLCILDGWGSAAPGEANAPYLAQTPTFDALMAAGPQARLVTHGPDVGLPSGQMGNSEVGHTNIGAGRVVAMDLGQIDLAIEDGSFEQNPALLDFIAKLKETGGAAHLMGLVSDGGVHGHISHILAAVRAITAAGVPVWLHAITDGRDVAPKSAYGYFEQLKDGLPRGAKIASVTGRYFAMDRDNRWERVSEAYNAMIKAEGRPVADAHDAVTHAYNQSETDEFIGASVLRGYKGVQDGDGFFCLNFRADRAREILRAIGEPGFAEFDTGARPKLAALLGMVDYSKAHNDYMTTAYPKAELVNTLGEWVAKQGKRQFRLAETEKYPHVTFFLNGGKEEPEQGEDRAMPESPKVATYDLQPEMSAPEVTAKFVAAIEAGYDLIVTNYANPDMVGHTGDIQAAIKACEAVDQGLAQVVAALKKAGGAMLVTADHGNCEVMVDPETGGVHTAHTTNLVPLVLVGGPAGAGLRNGRLADLAPTLLELMNLPKPEEMTGESLLT, translated from the coding sequence ATGTCCACGCCCAAACCCGTCGTTCTGTGTATTCTTGATGGTTGGGGAAGTGCCGCGCCCGGAGAGGCCAATGCGCCCTATCTGGCGCAGACGCCGACCTTTGATGCGCTGATGGCGGCGGGGCCGCAGGCGCGGCTGGTGACCCATGGGCCGGATGTGGGACTGCCCAGCGGCCAGATGGGGAACTCTGAGGTGGGGCATACCAATATCGGTGCCGGCCGGGTGGTGGCGATGGATCTGGGTCAGATTGATCTGGCGATCGAGGATGGCTCTTTTGAGCAAAACCCGGCGCTGTTGGACTTTATTGCCAAGCTGAAAGAAACTGGCGGTGCGGCGCATCTGATGGGGCTGGTTTCGGATGGTGGCGTGCATGGGCATATCAGCCATATCCTGGCGGCGGTCCGGGCCATCACCGCAGCGGGTGTGCCGGTCTGGCTGCATGCCATCACGGACGGGCGCGATGTGGCGCCAAAATCCGCCTATGGCTATTTTGAGCAGCTCAAAGACGGCCTGCCCAGAGGTGCCAAAATTGCCAGTGTCACCGGGCGTTATTTTGCCATGGACCGCGACAACCGCTGGGAGCGGGTGAGCGAGGCCTACAACGCGATGATCAAGGCAGAGGGGCGCCCGGTGGCGGATGCTCATGACGCGGTGACCCATGCCTATAACCAGTCGGAAACCGATGAATTCATCGGGGCCAGCGTGTTGCGCGGCTATAAGGGGGTGCAGGATGGCGACGGGTTTTTCTGTCTCAACTTCCGCGCCGACCGCGCCCGCGAAATCCTGCGCGCCATTGGCGAGCCGGGCTTTGCCGAGTTCGACACCGGGGCGCGGCCAAAACTGGCGGCGCTGTTGGGTATGGTGGATTACTCCAAGGCCCATAATGACTACATGACAACCGCCTACCCCAAGGCCGAGCTGGTCAATACCCTGGGCGAATGGGTGGCAAAGCAGGGCAAACGGCAGTTCCGCCTGGCGGAGACCGAGAAATATCCGCATGTGACTTTTTTCCTCAACGGCGGCAAGGAAGAGCCGGAACAGGGGGAAGACCGCGCCATGCCCGAATCGCCCAAGGTGGCGACCTATGATTTGCAGCCAGAGATGAGCGCGCCGGAGGTGACCGCGAAGTTTGTCGCGGCGATTGAGGCTGGCTATGATCTGATTGTGACCAACTATGCCAACCCGGACATGGTAGGCCATACCGGTGACATTCAGGCCGCCATCAAGGCCTGCGAGGCGGTGGATCAGGGGTTGGCCCAAGTGGTCGCAGCTTTGAAAAAGGCCGGCGGCGCGATGCTGGTAACGGCGGATCACGGCAATTGCGAAGTCATGGTGGATCCCGAAACCGGCGGGGTCCATACCGCGCATACCACCAATCTGGTGCCATTGGTGCTGGTTGGCGGGCCGGCGGGCGCCGGGCTGCGCAATGGCCGCCTTGCCGATCTTGCCCCCACCCTGCTAGAGCTTATGAACCTGCCCAAGCCGGAGGAAATGACCGGTGAGAGCCTGCTGACCTGA
- a CDS encoding murein hydrolase activator EnvC family protein — MMKRAAGLLLFALISFAAPLQGQQAPAEAARAAADQLEAATVALEAAESARDRVKALTGTVRAYEAGLAAMREGLRRVARRESQLLTQLKSREDEVAELLGILQTIETSAPPVLMLHPSGPLGAARSAMMVAEVTPGLYARAEALRRDLEEVQTLRLLQQNAADTLEQGLSGVQEARTALSTAIADRTDLPQRFTENSVRTAILISSTETLTGFASGLAEIAGGADKITPLLADISAQRGELDLPVEGLLLRGFEKRDAAGIARPGLLIAARPRALVSSPTAATIRYRGPLLDLGNVVILEPQPDTLFILSGLAEVYGAAGQVIPAGTPVGLMGGSAPQAGAILSLSGEGGGTDRTETLYIEVRMDNSPVDPATWFRIGKGG, encoded by the coding sequence ATGATGAAACGCGCCGCAGGGCTGCTTCTTTTTGCATTGATCAGCTTTGCCGCACCGCTGCAGGGCCAGCAGGCCCCTGCCGAGGCGGCACGGGCCGCAGCGGATCAACTGGAGGCCGCAACGGTGGCTTTGGAAGCCGCCGAAAGCGCGCGGGATCGGGTCAAGGCGCTGACCGGCACTGTGCGCGCCTATGAGGCCGGGTTGGCGGCCATGCGCGAGGGATTACGGCGGGTGGCGCGCCGCGAATCACAGCTGCTGACCCAGCTGAAATCCCGTGAGGACGAAGTGGCAGAGCTGCTGGGCATCCTGCAGACCATTGAAACCTCGGCGCCGCCGGTGCTGATGCTGCATCCTTCGGGGCCGCTGGGAGCGGCGCGCTCTGCCATGATGGTGGCCGAGGTGACGCCGGGGCTGTATGCCCGCGCCGAGGCGCTGCGTCGTGACCTGGAGGAGGTGCAGACCCTGCGCCTGTTGCAGCAAAACGCCGCTGACACGCTGGAACAGGGGCTGTCCGGGGTGCAAGAGGCCCGCACCGCCCTGTCCACCGCAATTGCAGACCGAACCGACCTGCCGCAGCGCTTTACCGAAAACTCCGTGCGCACCGCTATTCTGATCTCCTCGACCGAGACACTGACAGGATTTGCCAGTGGACTGGCCGAGATTGCCGGCGGTGCTGATAAAATCACACCGCTTTTGGCAGATATCAGCGCTCAGCGGGGAGAGCTTGACCTGCCGGTAGAAGGCCTGCTGCTGCGCGGCTTTGAAAAACGCGATGCGGCGGGCATTGCCCGGCCCGGCCTGCTGATCGCTGCCCGGCCCCGCGCCCTGGTGAGTTCACCAACGGCGGCGACAATCCGCTACCGTGGCCCTCTTTTGGACCTTGGCAATGTGGTGATCCTTGAACCGCAGCCGGATACACTCTTTATTCTGTCAGGACTGGCAGAGGTTTATGGCGCGGCCGGTCAGGTCATTCCCGCAGGCACACCGGTGGGCCTGATGGGGGGAAGTGCCCCGCAGGCTGGTGCCATTTTGTCACTAAGCGGTGAAGGGGGTGGAACTGACCGGACAGAAACGCTCTATATAGAAGTCAGAATGGATAACAGCCCGGTGGATCCTGCAACATGGTTCCGAATCGGAAAAGGTGGATGA
- a CDS encoding S41 family peptidase, with protein MRKFAMAAIGGTLAGIVATTYVAGPLLAQETDREATVYEQLDLFGDIFERIRAQYVEEVDEKELIEAAIGGMLSSLDPHSSYLKPDDAASMQVQTRGEFGGLGIEVTQEEGFVKVVSPIDGTPADEAGMEAGDFITHVDGESVLGLGLDEAVELMRGPVGSEIVITVVREGEGEPFDVSIIRDTIKLTAVRARTEGETVVLRITTFNRQTTPNLESGLKEQIEEAGGLDKVSGIVLDLRNNPGGLLTEAISVADSFLDSGEIVSTRGRNPEDGERFNATPGDLSGGKPIVVLINGGSASASEIVAGALQDHRRAIVVGTKSFGKGSVQTVMPLRGEGAMRLTTARYYTPSGRSIQALGVSPDIVVEQPRRTAQAEEAEEESAARRTRSEADLRGSLNNDSLTEDEIRQIKEDRERAEKAAELREQDYQLAYAIDILKGLVALGPKQ; from the coding sequence ATGAGAAAATTTGCCATGGCGGCTATTGGCGGCACGCTGGCCGGAATCGTTGCAACAACCTATGTGGCCGGCCCGCTGCTGGCGCAGGAAACGGACCGCGAAGCAACGGTCTATGAGCAGCTGGATCTTTTTGGTGATATCTTTGAGCGTATTCGCGCCCAATATGTCGAAGAGGTCGACGAGAAAGAGCTGATCGAGGCGGCCATCGGCGGCATGCTGTCGTCGCTTGATCCGCATTCCAGCTATCTGAAACCCGATGATGCAGCCAGCATGCAGGTGCAGACCCGCGGTGAATTTGGCGGGCTTGGCATTGAGGTGACGCAGGAAGAGGGCTTTGTCAAAGTTGTCTCGCCCATCGACGGCACCCCGGCGGATGAGGCCGGCATGGAAGCCGGTGATTTCATCACCCATGTGGATGGCGAAAGCGTTCTGGGTCTTGGCCTGGATGAGGCGGTTGAGCTGATGCGCGGCCCGGTGGGATCGGAGATCGTGATCACCGTGGTGCGCGAAGGCGAGGGGGAGCCCTTTGACGTGTCGATCATCCGCGACACCATCAAATTGACAGCCGTGCGGGCCCGCACCGAGGGCGAAACCGTGGTGCTGCGGATCACCACCTTTAACCGGCAGACCACGCCGAACCTGGAATCCGGTTTGAAAGAACAGATTGAAGAGGCCGGCGGCCTCGACAAGGTCAGTGGCATCGTGCTGGATCTGCGCAACAACCCCGGCGGGCTGTTGACCGAAGCAATCAGCGTTGCTGACAGTTTCCTCGACAGCGGCGAGATCGTCTCGACCCGTGGCCGCAACCCTGAGGACGGGGAGCGGTTCAACGCGACCCCAGGGGATCTTTCTGGTGGCAAACCCATCGTGGTGCTGATCAACGGTGGCTCTGCCTCGGCCTCTGAAATTGTAGCCGGCGCGCTGCAGGATCATCGCCGGGCCATCGTCGTGGGCACCAAAAGCTTTGGCAAAGGCTCGGTTCAGACCGTGATGCCGCTGCGGGGCGAGGGCGCCATGCGTCTGACCACCGCGCGCTATTACACGCCATCGGGCCGCTCGATCCAGGCGCTGGGGGTCTCTCCGGATATCGTCGTGGAACAGCCCCGCCGCACCGCTCAGGCCGAGGAGGCCGAGGAGGAAAGCGCCGCACGACGGACCCGCTCCGAGGCGGATCTGCGTGGCAGCCTCAACAACGATAGCCTGACCGAGGATGAAATCCGCCAGATCAAAGAGGATCGTGAGCGGGCGGAAAAAGCCGCTGAACTGCGCGAGCAGGACTATCAGCTGGCCTATGCCATCGACATCCTCAAAGGTCTCGTTGCCCTGGGGCCAAAGCAATAA
- the rsgA gene encoding ribosome small subunit-dependent GTPase A, with protein sequence MTTRDDPQAPPNGFDQGALDQNGAELTVLEKLGWQAFFADQVAAEDLDETPPVRVVEAHRSGLRVQGDGIDQLVPPKLAATVGDWVLLNRVLPTSSRVLERKSLFKRRAPGHDRSIQLIAANTDTSFIVTSCNADFNLARLERYLALAFEAEVTPVILLTKSDLCADPTPYVEQAQSISSRVPVVLLNAKSQEAKDQLAPWCKPGDTLVFLGTSGVGKSTLVNALFGRETAATAEIREDDARGRHTTRHRQMRFLPNGCAVMDTPGMRELQMAEAEAGIADLFEDLAELAGQCKFRNCKHENEPGCALIAARARGEIDQVRLERWRKLVVEDRSNTASLADRKSGGKALRKTIRSMKKLNKKLGR encoded by the coding sequence ATGACCACACGGGATGATCCCCAAGCGCCGCCAAATGGTTTTGATCAGGGGGCCCTGGATCAGAACGGTGCAGAGCTGACCGTGCTGGAGAAACTTGGCTGGCAGGCGTTCTTTGCCGATCAGGTGGCCGCAGAAGATCTGGACGAGACCCCTCCGGTGCGGGTTGTCGAGGCCCATCGCAGCGGCCTGCGGGTGCAGGGCGACGGCATAGACCAGCTGGTGCCGCCAAAACTGGCCGCCACGGTTGGCGACTGGGTGTTGCTCAACCGGGTGCTGCCAACCTCCAGCCGGGTGCTGGAGCGCAAGAGCCTGTTCAAGCGGCGCGCACCGGGACATGACCGCAGTATCCAGCTGATCGCGGCCAATACCGACACCAGTTTTATCGTCACCTCCTGCAATGCAGATTTCAACCTGGCCCGGCTGGAACGCTATCTGGCGCTGGCCTTTGAGGCAGAGGTGACGCCGGTGATCCTGCTGACCAAGTCGGATCTTTGCGCGGATCCCACGCCCTATGTGGAGCAGGCACAAAGCATTTCGTCACGGGTGCCGGTGGTGCTGCTGAATGCCAAAAGCCAGGAGGCCAAAGACCAGCTCGCACCCTGGTGCAAACCAGGGGATACGCTGGTGTTTCTGGGCACCTCCGGGGTGGGGAAATCGACGCTGGTCAATGCTCTGTTTGGCCGCGAGACCGCAGCGACGGCGGAAATTCGTGAGGATGACGCGCGTGGACGGCATACCACGCGGCACCGGCAGATGCGGTTTTTGCCCAATGGCTGTGCGGTGATGGACACGCCGGGGATGCGGGAATTGCAGATGGCTGAAGCAGAGGCAGGCATTGCCGATCTGTTTGAAGATCTGGCTGAACTGGCCGGCCAGTGCAAGTTCCGCAATTGCAAACACGAAAACGAGCCCGGCTGTGCCTTGATTGCCGCCCGTGCGCGCGGCGAAATTGATCAGGTGCGGCTGGAGCGCTGGCGCAAGCTTGTTGTCGAAGACCGCAGCAATACCGCGTCGCTGGCGGACCGCAAGAGTGGTGGCAAGGCCCTGCGCAAGACCATCCGCAGCATGAAAAAGCTGAACAAGAAACTTGGCCGCTGA
- a CDS encoding bifunctional transcriptional activator/DNA repair enzyme AdaA has translation MMFDLPDSKTLYAALCARDARYEGRAYVGVSSTGIFCRLSCPARNPKFENCQFFASPGACIEAGFRACKRCKPLKAAAGDDPMVQPLIDALEARPTHRWREGDLVQLGYDPSTVRRAFKRHFGMTFLEMARQRRLREGFTALSAGEPVIAAQIDAGFDSPSAFRAAFARLVGMAPGAFRKDALLLADWIDTPLGAMIAISCQHRLHLLEFADRKALPREMQRLQKAQPGGIGFGRPAPTQQVAAELADYFAGTQARFDTPLALHGTDFEREVWRYLLQIPAGETRSYSQIAQDLGRAAATRAVARANGSNQIAVVIPCHRVLAADGSLTGYGGGLWRKQRLIEIETSYTERLTA, from the coding sequence ATGATGTTTGACCTGCCTGATTCCAAAACGCTGTATGCCGCCCTATGTGCCCGCGATGCGCGCTATGAGGGGCGCGCCTATGTGGGGGTCTCCTCCACCGGGATCTTTTGTCGCCTCAGCTGCCCGGCGCGCAATCCAAAGTTTGAGAACTGCCAGTTTTTTGCCTCTCCCGGGGCCTGTATCGAGGCGGGGTTTCGCGCCTGCAAACGCTGTAAACCGCTGAAAGCCGCGGCCGGCGATGATCCGATGGTGCAGCCGCTGATCGACGCGCTGGAGGCCCGCCCGACCCACCGCTGGCGCGAGGGGGATCTGGTGCAGCTGGGCTATGACCCCTCGACCGTGCGGCGGGCTTTTAAGCGCCATTTTGGCATGACCTTTCTTGAAATGGCGCGACAACGCCGCTTGCGGGAGGGCTTTACCGCCCTGTCCGCCGGAGAGCCGGTGATTGCCGCGCAGATCGACGCCGGCTTTGACAGCCCTTCGGCCTTTCGCGCCGCCTTTGCCCGGCTGGTGGGCATGGCCCCTGGCGCCTTTCGCAAGGATGCGCTGCTGCTGGCGGATTGGATTGATACGCCGCTGGGGGCGATGATCGCCATCAGCTGCCAACATCGGTTGCATCTTTTGGAGTTTGCCGATCGCAAGGCCTTGCCACGCGAGATGCAGCGGCTGCAAAAAGCCCAGCCCGGCGGCATCGGCTTTGGCCGCCCGGCACCGACGCAGCAGGTCGCGGCTGAGCTAGCGGATTATTTTGCCGGCACCCAGGCGCGGTTTGACACACCCTTGGCCCTGCATGGCACTGATTTTGAACGGGAAGTCTGGCGCTACCTGCTGCAAATCCCGGCGGGTGAGACCCGCAGCTATTCGCAAATCGCCCAGGATCTGGGCCGCGCTGCCGCAACCCGCGCGGTGGCGCGGGCCAATGGCAGCAATCAAATTGCCGTGGTCATTCCCTGCCACCGGGTGCTGGCGGCAGATGGCAGCCTGACCGGCTATGGCGGCGGCTTGTGGCGCAAACAACGGCTAATCGAAATTGAAACCAGCTACACGGAAAGGCTGACTGCATGA
- a CDS encoding DUF6478 family protein, translating to MGGFLNKLFHRRALRRWRQGATQAASIPLSQLRQQRNQARALRGELDRLIHIAEGRLALPQIGSSFFPRPHGTDWSWRPELWRGPMPTPGISSVPSKSKLGEEITLFHDCSISELTLRQLRNNREEDLAPFGLRMDVFNFDGSFLSLVVDLPPEACEGLSRHHLMRIDSVIETEKPIEIFARLNIRHGPNTEQLVRELPLGEKDVTVEFDLAYSDLNEKRIERIWLDLIFEAPDMNQVVLRDLTFARHRRANI from the coding sequence ATGGGCGGTTTTCTAAACAAGCTGTTTCATCGGCGCGCATTGCGACGCTGGCGACAGGGCGCAACACAGGCCGCGAGCATACCGCTGTCACAGCTGCGCCAACAGCGAAACCAGGCCCGTGCCCTGCGGGGAGAATTGGACCGGCTGATCCATATCGCAGAGGGGCGTCTTGCCCTGCCGCAGATTGGCTCCTCCTTTTTTCCACGCCCCCATGGCACCGACTGGTCCTGGCGACCCGAGCTGTGGCGCGGACCAATGCCGACACCCGGAATATCTTCGGTGCCCTCCAAATCCAAACTTGGTGAAGAAATCACCCTGTTTCACGATTGCAGCATATCAGAGCTGACCCTGCGCCAACTGCGCAACAACCGCGAAGAAGATCTTGCCCCTTTTGGCCTGCGCATGGATGTGTTCAATTTTGACGGCTCCTTCCTGTCGCTGGTGGTGGATCTGCCACCCGAGGCCTGCGAGGGTCTGTCACGCCATCATCTGATGCGCATCGACAGTGTTATCGAGACAGAAAAACCGATCGAGATTTTTGCCCGTCTGAATATTCGCCACGGCCCCAACACCGAACAACTGGTGCGGGAATTGCCTCTGGGTGAAAAAGACGTCACCGTGGAATTTGACCTCGCCTATTCCGATCTCAACGAAAAGCGTATTGAGCGTATCTGGCTCGACCTCATTTTTGAGGCGCCAGACATGAACCAGGTGGTTCTGCGCGATCTGACTTTTGCGCGCCACCGCCGCGCCAATATCTGA
- a CDS encoding ABC transporter transmembrane domain-containing protein, translating into MPRTLFSFIWRYSKRQQLGLLALTLLIFPFLFASLELPKRIINDAIGAPTPWVEVWGQEMSQVEYLLLLCCGFLAAVIIAGVLKMRLNTAKGVTAERLLRRLRYTLISRMIRFPKPYFRTTSQGELVSMITSESEPMGGLMGDALAQPVFQAGQMLTIVVFLFMQSVWFGLVSIALIPLQAWLIPMLQRQINLLNKERIQQVRALAAEIGETAAGISDLRGNGGWRFRLAQISDRLGRLFEIRRRIYNKKYFMKFLNNLIGHMTPFAFYSAGGVLAIRGEITVGALVAGLAAYKDLSAPWKELLTYYNQMQDMGLRWSIMTERFAPKGMIDAGLIEGMPDDLPHLRGDVIFRNVSLRDGEGNMVLEDLSLTIPQGARVAVKSSSDAERAGFAQLLTREVLPTRGSITVAGHRLEALHQGVIAARVGYAHSHPYLFSGSLGDNVLMPLRSAPSLPRPSLEIERQIAEAVRAGNSPDPLEADWVNPALAGLGSEDGMRDWWFQLIEAMGADQQLFRRTLHAQLQPGAHPVLEKHIVRLRPLIKRRLIKAGLDSAVLHFDPESFNPAVPLASNMLFATPTRDIAPEELLAPGQLFYQVIRDQQLAEETLEIGLGVAEILIKTFGREDLDHPLFQRLGLDEELYCRLCNAAEEYAALESAGRGETRSRTGHRGGKQGLSDASRAALMTLPFLLSAEQIGPGFPAAFKARILKIRATSGGALTARSQGLFVPLNAGTYVPRLSVMENALFGKVSLHAGDKARQVEALVSEVVTDHGLQKRLALILYDLPTGLGGSLLDPVFQERAAFTRAAIKRPDVLILDRALASHDSDSRLRTRDRLRALMPATTMIFLEEEFRHPERYDLFVEIHEGHIDGRVGGVERRQKDRPEGLVAEDFRQKLDVIGRAGLFTQLDTRNQRLLAFSAQWHRVDQGDLVFARGESGDAVYLCLEGRAELLWPDAPVGMTPVAVIEPGRLIGDLAVILRQPREMDLRAVEPCLFLRIGAEEYRAVIESDAGVATQLLETVSGHLVALASKVREAGLPAMGFSGDVETVAEVSSSDTGFAPNQPNEPQEDAPR; encoded by the coding sequence ATGCCGCGCACGCTGTTTTCATTTATCTGGCGCTATTCAAAGCGTCAGCAGCTGGGGCTATTGGCACTGACCTTGCTGATATTTCCGTTTCTTTTTGCCTCCCTGGAACTGCCTAAACGGATCATCAACGATGCCATCGGCGCGCCAACCCCGTGGGTCGAGGTCTGGGGGCAGGAGATGAGCCAGGTTGAATATCTCTTGCTGCTCTGCTGCGGCTTTCTGGCGGCGGTGATCATTGCCGGGGTGTTGAAGATGCGTCTCAACACCGCCAAGGGGGTGACGGCGGAACGGCTGTTGCGGCGGCTGCGCTACACATTGATCAGCCGGATGATCCGCTTTCCCAAACCCTATTTTCGCACCACCAGCCAGGGGGAGCTGGTGTCGATGATCACCTCGGAAAGCGAGCCAATGGGCGGCTTGATGGGGGATGCGCTGGCGCAGCCGGTGTTTCAGGCGGGGCAGATGCTGACCATCGTGGTCTTCTTGTTCATGCAAAGCGTCTGGTTTGGCTTGGTCTCTATCGCGCTGATCCCCCTGCAGGCCTGGCTGATCCCCATGTTGCAGCGCCAGATCAACCTGCTGAACAAGGAGCGCATTCAGCAGGTGCGCGCCCTGGCCGCCGAGATCGGCGAGACCGCCGCCGGGATTTCCGATCTGCGCGGCAATGGCGGCTGGCGCTTTCGTCTGGCGCAGATCTCGGACCGGTTGGGACGCCTGTTTGAAATCCGCCGCCGGATTTACAACAAGAAATACTTTATGAAGTTCCTCAACAATCTGATCGGCCATATGACACCCTTTGCGTTTTATTCCGCGGGTGGGGTGCTGGCGATCCGCGGCGAGATCACCGTTGGGGCCCTGGTGGCGGGGCTGGCGGCCTATAAGGATCTTTCCGCCCCCTGGAAGGAGCTTTTGACCTATTACAACCAGATGCAGGACATGGGGCTGCGCTGGTCGATCATGACAGAACGGTTTGCCCCCAAGGGGATGATTGACGCCGGTCTGATCGAGGGCATGCCCGATGATCTGCCGCATCTGCGCGGGGATGTGATCTTTCGCAATGTCTCGCTGCGCGACGGTGAGGGAAACATGGTGCTTGAGGACCTGTCCCTGACCATTCCCCAGGGCGCGCGGGTGGCGGTCAAAAGCAGCAGCGATGCCGAGCGGGCGGGCTTTGCCCAGCTTCTGACCCGCGAGGTGCTGCCAACGCGGGGCTCGATCACCGTGGCCGGGCACCGGCTGGAGGCGTTGCATCAGGGGGTGATTGCAGCGCGGGTTGGCTATGCCCATTCCCATCCCTACCTGTTTTCAGGCTCTCTGGGGGATAATGTGCTGATGCCCCTGCGCAGCGCCCCCAGCCTGCCGCGCCCCTCGCTCGAGATCGAGCGCCAGATTGCCGAGGCGGTCCGCGCCGGCAACAGCCCTGACCCGCTGGAGGCAGACTGGGTGAACCCGGCGCTGGCGGGGCTGGGCTCGGAAGACGGTATGCGCGATTGGTGGTTTCAGCTGATCGAGGCCATGGGCGCCGACCAGCAGCTGTTTCGCCGCACGCTGCACGCCCAGTTGCAACCCGGCGCGCACCCGGTGCTGGAAAAGCACATCGTGCGGCTGCGGCCGCTGATCAAACGCCGGCTGATCAAGGCCGGGCTGGACAGCGCGGTGCTGCATTTTGACCCCGAGAGCTTTAACCCGGCGGTGCCTCTGGCGAGCAACATGCTCTTTGCGACCCCGACGCGCGACATTGCCCCAGAAGAGCTTTTGGCTCCGGGGCAGCTATTTTATCAGGTGATCCGCGATCAGCAGCTGGCCGAGGAAACGCTGGAAATTGGCCTGGGGGTGGCTGAGATCCTGATCAAGACCTTTGGCCGCGAGGATCTGGATCATCCGCTGTTCCAACGTCTGGGCCTGGACGAGGAGCTGTATTGCCGCCTGTGCAATGCGGCTGAGGAATACGCGGCGCTGGAGAGCGCCGGGCGCGGTGAAACCCGCAGCCGAACCGGGCATCGCGGCGGCAAGCAAGGCCTGAGTGACGCCTCACGCGCGGCGCTGATGACCCTTCCCTTTCTGCTCTCGGCTGAACAGATCGGCCCCGGATTTCCCGCCGCCTTCAAGGCCCGCATTCTGAAAATCCGGGCCACCAGCGGCGGCGCGCTTACCGCCCGGTCCCAGGGCCTGTTTGTGCCGCTGAACGCGGGCACCTATGTGCCGCGCCTTTCGGTGATGGAGAATGCGCTGTTTGGCAAGGTCTCGCTGCATGCCGGGGATAAGGCGCGCCAGGTTGAGGCCCTGGTGAGCGAGGTGGTGACGGACCATGGCTTGCAAAAACGTCTGGCGCTGATCCTCTATGATCTGCCCACTGGTCTGGGGGGATCGCTGTTGGATCCGGTGTTTCAGGAACGCGCCGCCTTTACCCGTGCGGCAATCAAACGGCCCGATGTGCTGATCCTGGATCGCGCCCTGGCCAGCCATGATTCCGACAGCCGCCTGCGCACCCGCGATAGGCTGCGGGCGCTGATGCCTGCGACCACGATGATTTTTCTCGAAGAAGAGTTCCGCCACCCCGAACGCTATGATCTGTTTGTCGAGATCCATGAGGGCCATATCGACGGCCGTGTCGGGGGCGTGGAACGCCGCCAGAAAGACCGCCCTGAGGGGCTGGTCGCCGAAGATTTCCGCCAAAAACTGGATGTGATTGGCCGGGCGGGTCTGTTTACCCAGCTGGATACGCGCAACCAGCGGCTGCTGGCCTTTTCTGCCCAGTGGCACCGGGTCGATCAGGGCGATCTGGTCTTTGCGCGCGGCGAGAGCGGCGATGCGGTTTACCTCTGTCTTGAGGGCCGGGCTGAGCTGCTCTGGCCGGATGCGCCTGTTGGCATGACACCGGTGGCAGTGATCGAGCCGGGCCGGTTGATTGGCGATTTGGCGGTGATCCTGCGGCAGCCGCGTGAAATGGATCTGCGCGCCGTCGAACCCTGCCTGTTCCTGCGGATCGGTGCTGAAGAATACCGCGCGGTGATCGAAAGCGACGCGGGTGTCGCCACCCAGCTGCTGGAAACGGTCTCGGGGCATCTGGTGGCCCTGGCCTCCAAGGTCCGCGAGGCGGGTTTGCCCGCCATGGGCTTTTCCGGCGACGTGGAAACCGTGGCTGAGGTGTCCAGCAGTGACACAGGTTTTGCACCAAATCAGCCAAATGAGCCACAAGAGGATGCACCAAGATGA